ACTTAATGAAGATGAAAGGTTAGAAACAGTTCTGTTGCCAATTCGAGATGGACTTACAATTAGTAGGGTGAAATAAACCTAATATTTAAGTTTATTACATATTTCTTTTTATTGGACCTGTTAAATCATCAATATTGTCTTTAACCTGCTCAACCTCTTTGTTAATATCAGCAACAATATCTGTATCTATTCCCTGATTTTTGGCGCTATCATTAATTTCTCTTTTTATTTCATTGGTTGCATCTTTAACTTGACGCATACCTTTTCCTAATCCTCGAGCAATTTCAGGGATTTTACTTGGTCCGAATACTACCAAAACAATAATGAAAATGATGAAAATTTCCGGACCTCCTATGAATAAAAAAACTAATTCCATGGTTACAAAGATACATAATTTAGGGCACCTTGGTTTTTCTATCTCACAATAAAAAACAATTAAATTTAGTTAAAGGTAATTGTCTTCGTACTAATAATAGCATCATTAGTTACAAATGGCATTGGCATCATTTCATCACTTCTTGGTTGTAAGTTAAACTTAGCATGTGTTAGTAAATCATTTGATATTTCGTTCAAGGTTAAGTTTAACTTTTGATCCTTATTAAAACGTAATTTTAATTGAAGCATTTTATCTTGATATGCCATGGTGTAGGTAAATAATCGTTGCTCTTTAACGGACTTTAAAGAATCATAAACGACAGCTGTATTTACACTTAAAAAGGATACATCGATATTTTCATTATTAAAAACTTCATACTTGCTAATTTTTCTTTGTGGAATAATAGTTAACCACAATTCACGACTATTTCCAATAATTGTATCCAAATCAGTTTGAATTAGAGATGATTTAATATCTCTAAATT
This genomic window from Tenacibaculum sp. 190524A05c contains:
- a CDS encoding twin-arginine translocase TatA/TatE family subunit, translating into MELVFLFIGGPEIFIIFIIVLVVFGPSKIPEIARGLGKGMRQVKDATNEIKREINDSAKNQGIDTDIVADINKEVEQVKDNIDDLTGPIKRNM